From the Musa acuminata AAA Group cultivar baxijiao chromosome BXJ3-7, Cavendish_Baxijiao_AAA, whole genome shotgun sequence genome, one window contains:
- the LOC103991859 gene encoding protein WEAK CHLOROPLAST MOVEMENT UNDER BLUE LIGHT 1-like, translating into MEEAHIIEESSSRANSFSSSEGSSDLESMTFPIIEDGSHHHGESEKDDDALFLVDVPNAPPIIDQKGLVVPEKKLGAELEDANFDSPKLQRILTPHSFDESKELGTPKNEKQDDVNRRLVDTAAPFESVRAAVTKFRGIADGKTEDSKTVERQKSVQLELKKVQDEVLRYQKQYEDAKTLEGRALKERDRVIGLVEELKLQLETTEAEEAQAKQDCELANLRLKEMEQRIADNASAAAMEQMELAKERHASETAELKSVKQELESMQRRYVALVLERDIAIGRAADSISASKQIEKTIQDLTLDLITTKELLESAHSARLAAEERRIGAALSLELENLIWEMLMKQAEGELRQASEQVLSTNDVKSKLDRASTLLASLKAEVASHIQVAASTTGDELEEVRTNIEKTKDSIKCLRDAISSLTSELEREKEALTTERQKEALTSAVVSSLEAELESINNELQLVLRREKEAREKVEIPKALEQANAEAEQAKLAAASAREELRKAEEEAEVAKAGASRVEMRLDAALKEIEAAEASEKLASSEVEASKESEQARMECEDPSNRVTLPLEVYRRLRKNVDESKELANKRLISATEQIDAAKESESRRLQELEEANKTIEERKKALKAALEVVEKANEVKLDAEQEMQTWRGEHGQPRKPTGTRSLSDFSDLGGAIGESESSESDLDAAIEESFTPRSCMGRSKTTNAVPEPRRRKRLFFARIVMFLARKKVQSLK; encoded by the exons ATGGAGGAAGCACATATAATCGAAGAAAGCTCTTCCCGTGCTAATTCGTTTTCGTCGTCCGAAGGTTCCTCTGATCTAGAATCCATGACATTCCCTATCATCGAGGACGGCAGTCATCACCATGGAGAATCAGAGAAGGATGACGACGCCTTGTTTCTCGTTGATGTTCCCAACGCTCCACCAATCATCGACCAAAAAGGACTGGTTGTGCCGGAGAAAAAACTGGGAGCCGAGCTTGAGGACGCCAACTTCGACTCACCAAAACTGCAACGCATTCTGACGCCTCATTCTTTCGACGAATCAAAAGAGCTCGGAACACCCAAAAATGAGAAACAAGATGACGTGAACAGAAGGCTGGTTGACACTGCAGCACCTTTCGAGTCTGTTCGGGCGGCCGTGACGAAGTTTCGAGGTATTGCCGACGGAAAAACTGAAGACTCCAAGACCGTCGAG AGGCAAAAGAGTGTCCAACTTGAACTCAAGAAAGTACAAGATGAAGTTCTAAGGTATCAAAAACAATATGAAGATGCCAAGACGCTGGAAGGACGAGCGCTGAAGGAACGAGATCGGGTGATAGGACTCGTGGAAGAGCTAAAACTTCAATTGGAGACAACAGAGGCTGAGGAGGCACAAGCAAAGCAAGACTGCGAGCTCGCTAATCTAAGGTTGAAAGAAATGGAGCAGAGAATCGCTGACAATGCAAGCGCCGCAGCCATGGAACAAATGGAGTTAGCCAAAGAACGACATGCGAGCGAGACTGCAGAATTGAAATCGGTCAAACAGGAGCTGGAGTCCATGCAAAGACGGTATGTTGCACTGGTTCTGGAAAGAGACATCGCGATCGGGAGAGCGGCAGATTCTATTTCTGCATCGAAGCAGATCGAGAAGACCATTCAGGATCTGACCCTCGATCTGATCACGACCAAGGAATTGCTCGAGTCAGCTCATTCCGCACGTCTTGCAGCGGAAGAACGAAGAATCGGTGCAGCCTTGAGCTTGGAACTAGAAAATTTGATCTGGGAAATGTTGATGAAGCAAGCTGAAGGAGAACTACGGCAAGCTAGTGAGCAAGTCCTATCGACGAATGATGTGAAGTCAAAATTAGATAGAGCTTCAACATTGCTAGCCAGTCTAAAAGCTGAAGTAGCTTCGCACATTCAAGTAGCAGCATCCACGACCGGAGATGAACTTGAGGAAGTGAGGACTAACATTGAGAAGACTAAAGATAGCATCAAATGCTTGAGAGATGCGATTTCTTCACTCACGTCTGAGCTAGAAAGGGAGAAAGAAGCCCTGACGACGGAGAGACAGAAGGAAGCTTTGACATCCGCAGTAGTCTCGTCTCTTGAAGCTGAACTCGAAAGCATCAACAATGAGTTGCAACTGGTTCTGAGGAGGGAGAAGGAGGCCAGAGAAAAGGTGGAAATACCGAAGGCACTAGAACAAGCAAATGCGGAAGCAGAGCAAGCCAAATTAGCAGCTGCCTCGGCACGCGAGGAGCTAAGGAAGGCAGAGGAAGAAGCAGAAGTGGCCAAGGCAGGAGCCAGCAGAGTGGAGATGAGATTAGACGCCGCTCTTAAGGAGATTGAGGCAGCTGAAGCCTCGGAAAAGTTGGCTAGCTCAGAAGTCGAAGCATCGAAAGAGAGTGAACAAGCGAGAATGGAGTGCGAGGACCCGTCGAACAGAGTAACGTTGCCACTCGAAGTGTACCGGAGACTTCGCAAGAACGTCGACGAATCAAAGGAGCTTGCTAACAAGCGACTGATTTCAGCCACCGAGCAAATCGATGCAGCCAAGGAGTCCGAGTCGAGGAGATTACAAGAACTGGAGGAGGCAAACAAGACgatcgaagaaaggaagaaagcacTGAAAGCCGCACTAGAGGTGGTGGAGAAGGCCAACGAAGTGAAACTGGATGCAGAGCAGGAGATGCAGACATGGAGAGGCGAGCATGGACAACCGAGGAAACCGACCGGCACGCGAAGCTTGTCTGACTTTTCTGATCTTGGTGGTGCCATTGGAGAATCGGAGAGCTCCGAGAGCGACTTAGATGCTGCAATCGAAGAGAGCTTCACTCCCAGGTCCTGTATGGGGCGGTCAAAGACAACCAATGCCGTACCCGAGCCAAGACGGAGGAAGAGGTTGTTCTTCGCACGGATAGTCATGTTCTTGGCGAGGAAGAAGGTTCAGTCCTTGAAGTAA
- the LOC135642251 gene encoding galactoside 2-alpha-L-fucosyltransferase-like isoform X2, protein MDGKRVRSSVDLELQGGSKPELQKRSTSTILTPGMMIFTCFMFLPLMVLLLGANRNPSFEWLLGVEITAGKGSKYGSSASFSEPPNDKLLGGLLSAGFDEASCLSRYQSALYRKQSNHTPSPYLVSRLRRYEALHRRCGPNTELYQKAIEQLKSNRSTEPTECNYVVWVPSDGLGNRIITIVSAFLYAVLTDKVLLVDLSDDLRDLFCEPFPGTSWILPSDFPVNNLESLFLNAPLRFRDVLGKKLDATDGSLPSYLYLHLTHDQRFSDHMFFCEEAQPLLQRTPWLLLRSNQYFVPALFRASQYEKELSLLFPMKSVVFHHLGRYLLHPANPVWGYITRYYDAYLGNAKEMVGLQIRIFEAAPISSDQMIAQILNCSIHEGLLPEINLTEPAQPITQRTQPKAVLLTTLYSGYFEKLRNMYYQYATTTGEAIAVYQPSHEEQQHTEKQNHNKKALMEMYLLSCSGALITSGYSTFGYVAQALGGLRPWILLRPDKGSSSCLRATSMEPCFHSPQGYQCIAERSSSNEAVGHVRECEDVPGGLKLVD, encoded by the exons ATGGATGGGAAGCGAGTCAGAAGCTCCGTTGATCTGGAGTTGCAAGGTGGTTCTAAACCTGAGCTCCAGAAGAGAAGCACCTCAACCATCTTGACGCCCGGGATGATGATCTTCACCTGTTTCATGTTCTTGCCGCTGATGGTGCTTCTTCTTGGAGCCAACAGGAACCCATCTTTCGAGTGGCTTCTTGGTGTTGAAATCACAGCGGGAAAAG GTTCCAAATATGGTTCTTCGGCATCCTTCTCTGAGCCCCCAAATGACAAGCTTCTTGGAGGTCTACTCTCTGCTGGATTCGATGAAGCTTCTTGCCTCAGCCGCTACCAGTCCGCACTGTACCGGAAGCAATCGAACCACACTCCTTCACCTTACCTCGTCTCCAGGCTCCGAAGATACGAAGCTCTCCACAGAAGATGTGGCCCAAACACCGAGCTCTACCAGAAGGCTATAGAACAGCTGAAGTCAAACCGCAGCACAGAGCCTACGGAGTGCAACTACGTGGTATGGGTGCCCTCCGATGGCCTAGGCAACAGAATCATAACTATTGTCTCAGCGTTCCTCTACGCCGTCCTTACTGACAAGGTCCTGTTGGTGGACCTTTCCGATGACCTTCGCGACCTCTTCTGTGAGCCGTTTCCTGGTACCTCGTGGATTCTACCTTCGGATTTTCCAGTCAACAACCTCGAAAGCTTGTTCTTGAATGCTCCTTTGAGATTCAGAGATGTGCTGGGTAAAAAGTTGGACGCCACAGATGGTTCACTTCCATCTTATCTCTATCTCCACCTGACACATGATCAGAGATTTTCCGATCACATGTTCTTCTGTGAAGAGGCGCAGCCACTGCTTCAAAGAACACCTTGGTTGTTGCTAAGATCGAATCAGTACTTCGTGCCTGCTCTCTTTCGCGCCTCGCAGTACGAAAAGGAACTAAGCTTGCTCTTCCCGATGAAATCAGTCGTCTTCCACCACTTGGGAAGGTACCTGCTCCACCCAGCTAACCCAGTCTGGGGTTACATTACGAGGTACTATGATGCTTATCTGGGCAATGCAAAAGAAATGGTAGGCTTACAAATAAGGATTTTTGAAGCTGCACCGATATCTTCGGATCAGATGATAGCCCAAATCCTCAACTGTTCAATACATGAGGGGTTGCTGCCGGAGATTAATCTCACAGAGCCTGCTCAACCGATCACACAGAGAACACAACCCAAAGCTGTGCTCTTGACCACACTATACTCGGGTTACTTTGAGAAGCTGAGGAACATGTACTACCAGTACGCGACGACCACCGGGGAGGCCATCGCGGTTTATCAACCGAGTCACGAGGAGCAGCAGCACACGGAGAAGCAGAACCATAACAAGAAGGCTCTGATGGAGATGTACCTCTTGAGCTGCAGCGGCGCGTTGATCACAAGCGGGTATTCGACGTTCGGGTATGTGGCACAAGCTCTGGGTGGACTGCGGCCGTGGATTCTGCTACGGCCTGACAAAGGGAGTTCTTCTTGCCTTCGCGCGACGTCGATGGAGCCCTGTTTCCATTCCCCTCAGGGATACCAATGCATAGCAGAGAGGAGCAGCAGCAACGAGGCTGTCGGGCATGTGAGGGAGTGTGAAGATGTTCCCGGGGGACTCAAACTTGTAGATTAG
- the LOC135643787 gene encoding probable calcium-binding protein CML23: MRILEFRYNVEKLKEKKWISRKDSQASDLKPTFEPDKEDMEQVFRKISNGKEMIEFSDLRQLLHKMNVADADREAKQMMQAADFNNDGFLDFDEFMKVTKDVSMRELKDAFGMFDENRDGRISAEDIKRMMQKLGESCTLEDCARMVKHVDKNGDGLVDMDEFVAMMTGTRKPI, from the coding sequence ATGAGGATTCTTGAATTCCGCTACAACGTAGAGAAGCTGAAGGAAAAGAAGTGGATATCAAGGAAGGACAGCCAAGCCTCAGACCTGAAACCCACGTTTGAGCCCGACAAGGAGGACATGGAGCAGGTATTCAGGAAGATATCGAATGGCAAAGAGATGATCGAGTTCAGCGACCTGCGGCAGCTGCTGCACAAGATGAACGTTGCCGACGCCGACCGTGAGGCCAAGCAGATGATGCAGGCGGCCGACTTCAACAATGATGGCTTTCTGGACTTCGACGAGTTCATGAAGGTGACCAAGGACGTAAGCATGAGAGAATTGAAAGACGCATTTGGCATGTTCGACGAGAACCGCGATGGACGTATAAGCGCCGAAGATATAAAGAGAATGATGCAGAAACTTGGCGAAAGTTGTACCTTGGAGGACTGCGCGAGGATGGTGAAGCATGTGGACAAGAACGGGGACGGGCTCGTCGACATGGATGAGTTCGTAGCGATGATGACCGGCACCAGGAAACCAATCTGA
- the LOC135642251 gene encoding galactoside 2-alpha-L-fucosyltransferase-like isoform X1 yields the protein MDGKRVRSSVDLELQGGSKPELQKRSTSTILTPGMMIFTCFMFLPLMVLLLGANRNPSFEWLLGVEITAGKAGSKYGSSASFSEPPNDKLLGGLLSAGFDEASCLSRYQSALYRKQSNHTPSPYLVSRLRRYEALHRRCGPNTELYQKAIEQLKSNRSTEPTECNYVVWVPSDGLGNRIITIVSAFLYAVLTDKVLLVDLSDDLRDLFCEPFPGTSWILPSDFPVNNLESLFLNAPLRFRDVLGKKLDATDGSLPSYLYLHLTHDQRFSDHMFFCEEAQPLLQRTPWLLLRSNQYFVPALFRASQYEKELSLLFPMKSVVFHHLGRYLLHPANPVWGYITRYYDAYLGNAKEMVGLQIRIFEAAPISSDQMIAQILNCSIHEGLLPEINLTEPAQPITQRTQPKAVLLTTLYSGYFEKLRNMYYQYATTTGEAIAVYQPSHEEQQHTEKQNHNKKALMEMYLLSCSGALITSGYSTFGYVAQALGGLRPWILLRPDKGSSSCLRATSMEPCFHSPQGYQCIAERSSSNEAVGHVRECEDVPGGLKLVD from the exons ATGGATGGGAAGCGAGTCAGAAGCTCCGTTGATCTGGAGTTGCAAGGTGGTTCTAAACCTGAGCTCCAGAAGAGAAGCACCTCAACCATCTTGACGCCCGGGATGATGATCTTCACCTGTTTCATGTTCTTGCCGCTGATGGTGCTTCTTCTTGGAGCCAACAGGAACCCATCTTTCGAGTGGCTTCTTGGTGTTGAAATCACAGCGGGAAAAG CAGGTTCCAAATATGGTTCTTCGGCATCCTTCTCTGAGCCCCCAAATGACAAGCTTCTTGGAGGTCTACTCTCTGCTGGATTCGATGAAGCTTCTTGCCTCAGCCGCTACCAGTCCGCACTGTACCGGAAGCAATCGAACCACACTCCTTCACCTTACCTCGTCTCCAGGCTCCGAAGATACGAAGCTCTCCACAGAAGATGTGGCCCAAACACCGAGCTCTACCAGAAGGCTATAGAACAGCTGAAGTCAAACCGCAGCACAGAGCCTACGGAGTGCAACTACGTGGTATGGGTGCCCTCCGATGGCCTAGGCAACAGAATCATAACTATTGTCTCAGCGTTCCTCTACGCCGTCCTTACTGACAAGGTCCTGTTGGTGGACCTTTCCGATGACCTTCGCGACCTCTTCTGTGAGCCGTTTCCTGGTACCTCGTGGATTCTACCTTCGGATTTTCCAGTCAACAACCTCGAAAGCTTGTTCTTGAATGCTCCTTTGAGATTCAGAGATGTGCTGGGTAAAAAGTTGGACGCCACAGATGGTTCACTTCCATCTTATCTCTATCTCCACCTGACACATGATCAGAGATTTTCCGATCACATGTTCTTCTGTGAAGAGGCGCAGCCACTGCTTCAAAGAACACCTTGGTTGTTGCTAAGATCGAATCAGTACTTCGTGCCTGCTCTCTTTCGCGCCTCGCAGTACGAAAAGGAACTAAGCTTGCTCTTCCCGATGAAATCAGTCGTCTTCCACCACTTGGGAAGGTACCTGCTCCACCCAGCTAACCCAGTCTGGGGTTACATTACGAGGTACTATGATGCTTATCTGGGCAATGCAAAAGAAATGGTAGGCTTACAAATAAGGATTTTTGAAGCTGCACCGATATCTTCGGATCAGATGATAGCCCAAATCCTCAACTGTTCAATACATGAGGGGTTGCTGCCGGAGATTAATCTCACAGAGCCTGCTCAACCGATCACACAGAGAACACAACCCAAAGCTGTGCTCTTGACCACACTATACTCGGGTTACTTTGAGAAGCTGAGGAACATGTACTACCAGTACGCGACGACCACCGGGGAGGCCATCGCGGTTTATCAACCGAGTCACGAGGAGCAGCAGCACACGGAGAAGCAGAACCATAACAAGAAGGCTCTGATGGAGATGTACCTCTTGAGCTGCAGCGGCGCGTTGATCACAAGCGGGTATTCGACGTTCGGGTATGTGGCACAAGCTCTGGGTGGACTGCGGCCGTGGATTCTGCTACGGCCTGACAAAGGGAGTTCTTCTTGCCTTCGCGCGACGTCGATGGAGCCCTGTTTCCATTCCCCTCAGGGATACCAATGCATAGCAGAGAGGAGCAGCAGCAACGAGGCTGTCGGGCATGTGAGGGAGTGTGAAGATGTTCCCGGGGGACTCAAACTTGTAGATTAG
- the LOC135642314 gene encoding galactoside 2-alpha-L-fucosyltransferase-like yields MFEERTLGYALARSLFVFPFLALALLLIVLSGAHRSLSPDLLLSSYAVPGEVTNRSCSAGSSTAEPPKDELLGDLLSVAFDSASCLSRHQSAWYRRKPSNHTPSPYLIRRLRRYEALHKKCGPNTELYRKAVEQLVSDTGTAAAECNYVVWVPSDGLGNRIISIASAFLYALLNDKVLLLHLTDDMGDLFCEPFPETSWVLPSDFPVRYSWVLEKDHGYGNLLKNKLLSNDMDTANASLPAFLYLHLVHSNDEFDRMFYCEEGQQLLRKFSWLLLRSNQYFAPAFFLVPEFDTELSLLFPEKTAVFHHLGTYLFHPSNTVWGYITRYYEAYLANAKSRLGIQIRLFGKADFDSHSDYIIDCALTKRLLPNVNLTDTALPTITGAKPRSVLVTSLRSGYFEKLRNMYYEHATTTGEVISVHQPSHEEKQHSEKLNHNMKAFAEIYLLSLSDALITSPFSTFGYVAQGLGGLRPWLLVRPDDHDLCLHSMSMEPCFHFPPSYDCKARKKVDIGSVAPYLRHCEDFPRGVRLFD; encoded by the exons ATGTTCGAAGAAAGAACTCTTGGCTACGCACTCGCAAGGTCACTCTTCGTCTTCCCCTTCCTCGCGCTTGCCCTGCTTCTCATTGTACTGTCGGGAGCCCATCGCAGTTTGTCGCCTGATCTCCTCCTCTCAAGCTATGCGGTACCGGGCGAAG TCACCAACAGGAGCTGTTCTGCTGGATCTTCCACTGCTGAACCACCAAAGGACGAGCTTCTCGGAGATCTCTTGTCCGTCGCATTCGACAGCGCTTCCTGCCTGAGCCGCCACCAGTCCGCATGGTACCGGAGGAAACCATCAAACCACACTCCTTCGCCCTACCTCATCCGAAGGCTTCGAAGGTACGAAGCCCTCCACAAGAAATGTGGTCCGAACACCGAGCTCTACAGGAAGGCCGTCGAACAGTTGGTGTCCGACACCGGCACAGCAGCCGCGGAGTGCAACTACGTGGTGTGGGTGCCATCCGACGGCTTAGGCAACAGGATCATAAGTATCGCCTCCGCCTTCCTCTACGCTCTGCTCAACGACAAGGTCTTACTGCTCCACCTCACCGATGACATGGGCGACCTCTTCTGCGAGCCATTTCCTGAGACGTCGTGGGTTCTCCCTTCCGATTTCCCCGTCAGGTACAGCTGGGTCTTGGAGAAGGATCACGGCTATGGAAATTTGCTCAAGAACAAGCTGCTTAGCAACGATATGGACACCGCAAACGCTTCGTTGCCGGCGTTTCTCTATCTCCACCTGGTACATTCCAACGACGAATTCGATAGGATGTTCTACTGCGAAGAGGGTCAGCAGCTACTCCGCAAGTTCTCTTGGTTGCTGCTGAGATCGAACCAGTACTTCGCGCCCGCTTTCTTTCTCGTCCCGGAGTTCGACACGGAACTGAGTCTGCTCTTCCCGGAGAAGACGGCCGTCTTCCACCATCTGGGAACGTATCTTTTCCATCCATCCAACACCGTTTGGGGCTACATAACGAGGTACTATGAAGCTTATCTTGCCAATGCAAAATCAAGGTTGGGAATCCAGATCAGACTGTTCGGAAAGGCTGACTTCGATAGCCACTCAGACTACATCATCGACTGCGCACTGACCAAAAGGTTATTGCCCAACGTTAATCTAACAGATACTGCTCTTCCTACCATCACCGGGGCGAAGCCGAGATCAGTACTTGTGACCAGTTTGCGCAGTGGGTACTTTGAGAAGCTCAGGAACATGTACTACGAGCACGCGACGACCACCGGAGAAGTGATCAGCGTCCACCAACCAAGCCATGAAGAGAAGCAGCATTCGGAGAAGCTCAACCACAACATGAAAGCTTTTGCAGAGATTTACCTGTTGAGCCTGAGCGACGCACTGATCACCAGCCCATTCTCTACGTTCGGGTATGTGGCGCAGGGGCTGGGCGGTTTGAGGCCGTGGCTTCTGGTGAGGCCGGATGACCATGATCTTTGCCTCCACTCCATGTCGATGGAGCCCTGCTTCCATTTTCCTCCGTCTTACGACTGcaaagcaagaaagaaagtcgATATAGGATCGGTGGCCCCGTACCTGAGACACTGCGAAGATTTCCCCCGTGGTGTGAGGTTGTTTGATTAG